The following proteins are encoded in a genomic region of Sparus aurata chromosome 23, fSpaAur1.1, whole genome shotgun sequence:
- the ptx4 gene encoding pentraxin-4 — MGSLRSSHCPLILVYMLLLQIQSDKVQGVDPMSQKLRRLNEQFQQFQALTQARLDMLALNQNRNSSGELGSRVQALSDNLHHMSQELDHLRQSTTQETEGLREWSRKLEKKSKRTEGRVALMERTMRENRRHAQKQKPDPDQDFSNLTLELQSQEERLAALQAQRDELLIGLKGLQESLKSQALRVTRLEGRLEEVLQLNGEGKPRGLWRAGEPLNSDITPQEYYEPRRRSQTHRRVKTLRILDGHPQPRQEGIGYSQTDNHSQGTAQSRNPQQPHQYQAAMTLEQTPTDYLPQPEPYRPQSQIQKPAQTRPYPVRQEAAAYPKAHIQPQLQQPQLYHQRHHQLHNRSSSWPQPLYQAPTHPEPTKGRLGRTRPEAPQPRASEALPRPQSESYQPSPVSTWAEGDKEERNTKVESSVLHNLLQLPVRQKIPAQPVRKKHATICNVDSMLLFPSASAENYVTFSSTLPDLPELSVCLWLRVEASHVGTLLSYATDDNDNQLVLYGRNSSSSSSASSSPSRPSYPSSSPFTPPSYASSFSRSLDFVIGDPVHRRLPVSSILDARWHHLCVVWSSIQGRFWYYSDRRLTSSGSNFRKGWEIPGGGSVVLGQEQDTVGGGFDPTEGFAGQVAGFKVWNRVLSPSEVVGVAEGRGVPRGVVLGMEDIEEVHGEVQQVACECLEHCL; from the exons ATGGGCAGCCTGAGATCAAGCCACTGCCCCCTGATCCTGGTCTACATGCTTCTGTTGCAAATTCAGTCAGATAAGGTGCAGGGAGTCGATCCCATGTCCCAGAAACTACGACGTCTCAACGAGCAG TTCCAGCAATTCCAGGCGCTGACCCAGGCCCGCTTGGACATGTTGGCCCTGAACCAGAACAGAAACTCCTCGGGAGAGCTTGGGAGCCGTGTTCAGGCCCTGAGTGACAACTTGCACCACATGTCACAAGAGCTTGATCACCTCAGGCAGAGCACAACTCAGGAGACTGAAGGTCTCAG AGAGTGGAGCAGGAAGCTCGAGAAGAAGAGTAAGCGGACAGAGGGTCGTGTAGCTTTGATGGAGAGGACAATGAGGGAGAACCGCCGCCATGCCCAGAAACAGAAGCCTGATCCTGATCAGGACTTCTCCAACCTCACCCTGGAGCTCCAGAGCCAAGAGGAAAGGCTGGCTGCCCTTCAGGCCCAGCGTGACGAGCTGCTCATTGGCCTAAAAGGGTTGCAGGAATCCTTGAAAAGTCAGGCTCTGCGTGTGACCCGACTGGAGGGCCGACTGGAGGAGGTCCTGCAGCTAAATGGAGAAGGGAAACCCAGAGGATTGTGGAGGGCGGGAGAGCCCCTTAACTCTGACATCACACCACAGGAATACTATGAACCACGCAGGCGAAGCCAGACACATAGAAGAGTAAAGACTTTAAGGATTCTGGATGGACATCCCCAACCGAGGCAGGAAGGTATCGGCTATTCCCAAACTGATAATCACTCACAGGGCACAGCTCAGAGCAGAAACCCCCAACAGCCCCATCAATACCAGGCAGCAATGACCCTGGAGCAGACACCCACAGATTACCTCCCCCAGCCTGAGCCTTACCGACCCCAGTCACAGATCCAAAAGCCGGCCCAGACAAGACCCTATCCTGTCCGGCAGGAGGCTGCGGCTTATCCTAAGGCCCATATCCAACCCCAGCTCCAACAGCCTCAATTATATCATCAGAGACACCATCAGTTACACAACAGAAGTTCTTCTTGGCCCCAGCCGCTCTACCAGGCTCCGACCCATCCTGAACCCACCAAAGGAAGACTGGGCAGGACCCGCCCGGAGGCTCCACAGCCCCGGGCTTCAGAGGCTCTCCCTCGGCCACAGTCTGAGTCTTATCAGCCCAGCCCTGTGAGCACATGGGCTGAAGGAGACAAggaagagagaaacacaaaggtGGAGTCTTCAGTGCTCCATAACCTCCTCCAGCTTCCGGTGAGACAGAAGATCCCTGCACAACCAGTTCGCAAAAAGCATGCAACCA TCTGTAATGTGGACTCCATGCTGTTGTTCCCCTCGGCCTCAGCAGAGAACTACGTAACCTTCTCTTCGACTCTTCCCGACCTTCCTGaactctctgtgtgtctgtggctcCGTGTGGAGGCCTCACATGTCGGCACACTGCTCTCTTATGCCACAGACGACAATGATAACCAGTTAGTTCTGTATGGGCGCAactcatcttcatcctcctctgcctcttcttcaCCTTCGCGTCCGTCctacccctcctcctctccattcACACCACCCTCCTAcgcctcctccttctcccgTTCCCTGGACTTTGTCATTGGAGACCCAGTCCATCGCCGTCTCCCTGTGTCCTCCATCCTGGACGCCCGCTGGCACCACCTCTGCGTCGTGTGGTCCTCCATCCAGGGACGTTTCTGGTACTACAGTGACCGACGCCTCACCTCCTCAGGCTCCAACTTCAGGAAGGGCTGGGAGATTCCCGGCGGTGGATCGGTGGTGCTGGGCCAGGAGCAGGACACTGTTGGTGGAGGGTTTGACCCTACCGAGGGTTTTGCTGGGCAGGTGGCAGGGTTCAAAGTGTGGAACCGGGTGCTGAGTCCCTCAGAGGTGGTAGGGGTAGCAGAAGGAAGAGGTGTGCCCAGAGGGGTGGTGTTGGGCATGGAGGACATAGAGGAGGTGCATGGGGAAGTGCAGCAGGTGGCATGTGAATGTTTAGAGCACTGCCTGTAA
- the clcn7 gene encoding H(+)/Cl(-) exchange transporter 7 isoform X2 yields the protein MANITKKVSWSSRADESGATGEGTPLLNGSEQPRHSRQIGRLSTVDLEEEITSEEDSLRGRPKEIPHNEKLLSLKFESLDYDNIENQLFLEEERRMSYMGFRCLEISRWVVCGLIGFLTGLIACFIDIAVEELAGFKYQVVKENIEKFTEVGGLSISLILWAVLNSAIVMIGAIIVAFFEPIAAGSGIPQIKCYLNGVKIPRVVRLKTLVVKVCGVICSVVGGLAVGKEGPMIHSGAVVAAGVSQGRSTSLKRDFKIFEYFRRDTEKRDFVSAGAAAGVSAAFGAPVGGVLFSLEEGASFWNQMLTWRIFFASMISTFTLNFFLSIYHNKTGDLSSPGLINFGRFESDSVAYNLYEIPLFIAMGAIGGLLGALFNVLNYWLTIFRIRYVHRPCLQVMEAMLVAAVTATVSFTMIYFSNDCQPLGPEHTEEYPLQLFCADGEYNSMATAFFNTPERSVRSLFHNQPDTYNPLTLGLFTLTYFFLACWTYGLAVSAGVFIPSLLIGAAWGRLFGRLLAAITSSGSIWADPGKYALIGAAAQLGGIVRMTLSLTVIMVEATGNVTYGLPIMLVLMTAKIVGDYFVEGLYDIHIKLQSVPFLHWEAPATSHWLTAREVMSSPVTCLNRIEKVGTIVDTLSNTSTNHNGFPVVVQVTGSDEPAKLCGLILRSQLIVLLKHKVFVELARSRLTQRKLQLKDFRDAYPRFPPIQSIHVSQDERECMMDLTEFMNATPYTVPQETSLPRVFKLFRALGLRHLVVVDDENRVVGLVTRKDLARYHLGKHGLEELQLAQT from the exons ATGGCTAACATCACGAAGAAAGTGTCGTGGTCAAGCCGAGCCGACGAGTCCGGGGCGACCGGGGAGGGGACACCGCTGCTCAACGGCTCCGAGCAGCCCCGACACTCCAGACAG ATAGGCAGACTCAGCACGGTGGATTTGGAGGAGGAGATTACGTCAGAAGAG GACTCTCTTAGGGGGCGGCCTAAAGAGATCCCCCACAATGAGAAGCTGCTGTCACTTAAATTTGAG AGTCTGGACTATGATAACATTGAGAACCAGCTGTTTcttgaggaggagaggagaatgaGTTATATG GGTTTCCGGTGTCTGGAGATCAGCCGCTGGGTGGTCTGTGGTCTGATTGGCTTTCTGACTGGCCTCATTGCCTGTTTCATCGACATTGCGGTGGAGGAACTGGCTGGGTTTAAATACCAAGTGGTCAAAGAGA ACATAGAGAAGTTTACAGAGGTGGGTGGCCTGTCGATCTCTCTCATCCTCTGGGCGGTCCTCAACTCTGCCATTGTCATGATTGGGGCcatcattgttgcattttttgaG CCCATAGCCGCAGGTAGTGGTATTCCTCAGATAAAATGTTACCTGAATGGAGTCAAGATTCCCCGGGTAGTACGACTCAAG ACACTGGTGGTGAAAGTGTGTGGTGTAATATGCTCAGTGGTGGGAGGTCTTGCTGTCGGAAAG GAAGGTCCCATGATTCACTCTGGTGCTGTTGTAGCTGCAGGAGTGTCCCAGGGCAGGAGCACCTCCTTAAAGAGAGACTTCAAG ATCTTTGAATACTTCCGGAGGGACACAGAAAAAAGGGACTTtgtgtctgcaggagctgctgccGGAGTCTCAGCTGCCTTCGGAGCACCAGTCG GTGGTGTTCTGTTCTCTCTCGAGGAGGGAGCTTCTTTCTGGAACCAGATGCTGACATGGAGGATA tTCTTTGCCTCCATGATCTCTACATTCACCCTGAACTTCTTCCTCAGTATCTATCACAACAAAACAGGAGACCTTTCCAGCCCTGGTCTCATCAACTTTGGACGCTTTGAGAGTGAT AGTGTGGCTTATAACCTCTATGAGATTCCCTTGTTCATCGCTATGGGAGCTATAG gtgGATTACTGGGAGCTTTGTTCAACGTTCTCAACTACTGGCTGACCATCTTCAGGATCAG GTATGTTCATCGCCCTTGTCTGCAAGTGATGGAGGCCATGTTGGTAGCTGCAGTGACAGCAACAGTGTCATTCACCATGATATACTTCTCTAATGACTGTCAGCCTCTGGGGCCGGAGCACACTGAGGAGTACCCACTGCAG ttgttCTGTGCAGATGGGGAGTATAACTCCATGGCAACGGCCTTCTTCAACACTCCTGAGAGAAGTGTTCGTAGTCTCTTCCATAACCAGCCTG ATACCTACAATCCCTTAACGCTGGGTTTGTTCACCCTGACTTATTTCTTCCTTGCGTGTTGGACCTACGGCCTGGCGGTGTCTGCCGGAGTCTTCATCCCATCACTGCTAATAGGAGCAGCTTGGGGAAGACTGTTTGGACGACTGCTGGCCGCCATCACCTCCAGTGGCTCG atctGGGCTGACCCAGGGAAGTATGCCTTGATTGGAGCTGCAGCTCAGTTGG GTGGCATTGTGAGGATGACTCTCAGTTTGACCGTCATCATGGTGGAGGCTACTGGAAATGTCACATACGGCCTTCCCATCATGCTCGTTCTCATGACAGCCAAGATAGTCGGAGACTACTTTGTAGAG GGTCTGTATGACATCCACATCAAGCTGCAGAGTGTCCCCTTCCTGCACTGGGAGGCTCCTGCTACCTCCCACTGGCTGACCGCCAG GGAGGTGATGAGTTCTCCGGTCACCTGTCTGAACAGGATCGAAAAAGTAGGAACCATCGTGGACACCCTCAGCAACACATCCACCAATCACAACGGCTTCCCAGTTGTCGTGCAGGTCACTGGTAGTGATGAG CCAGCAAAGCTCTGCGGCCTCATCCTCCGCTCTCAGCTGATTGTTCTCCTCAAGCACAAG GTGTTTGTGGAGTTGGCTCGGTCCCGGTTGACCCAGAGGAAACTCCAGCTGAAGGACTTCAGAGACGCCTATCCCCGCTTCCCTCCGATCCAGAGCATCCACGTCTCCCAGGACGAGAGGGAGTGTATGATGGACCTCACTGAGTTCATGAACGCAACACCTTACACTGTACCACAG GAAACGTCTCTGCCTCGTGTGTTTAAGCTGTTCAGAGCGCTGGGACTCAGACACCTGGTGGTGGTTGATGATGAGAACAGG GTGGTTGGACTGGTGACCAGGAAAGACTTGGCCAGATATCACCTTGGCAAACATGGACTGGAGGAACTTCAGCTGGCTCAGACatag
- the clcn7 gene encoding H(+)/Cl(-) exchange transporter 7 isoform X3: MANITKKVSWSSRADESGATGEGTPLLNGSEQPRHSRQDSLRGRPKEIPHNEKLLSLKFESLDYDNIENQLFLEEERRMSYMGFRCLEISRWVVCGLIGFLTGLIACFIDIAVEELAGFKYQVVKENIEKFTEVGGLSISLILWAVLNSAIVMIGAIIVAFFEPIAAGSGIPQIKCYLNGVKIPRVVRLKTLVVKVCGVICSVVGGLAVGKEGPMIHSGAVVAAGVSQGRSTSLKRDFKIFEYFRRDTEKRDFVSAGAAAGVSAAFGAPVGGVLFSLEEGASFWNQMLTWRIFFASMISTFTLNFFLSIYHNKTGDLSSPGLINFGRFESDSVAYNLYEIPLFIAMGAIGGLLGALFNVLNYWLTIFRIRYVHRPCLQVMEAMLVAAVTATVSFTMIYFSNDCQPLGPEHTEEYPLQLFCADGEYNSMATAFFNTPERSVRSLFHNQPDTYNPLTLGLFTLTYFFLACWTYGLAVSAGVFIPSLLIGAAWGRLFGRLLAAITSSGSIWADPGKYALIGAAAQLGGIVRMTLSLTVIMVEATGNVTYGLPIMLVLMTAKIVGDYFVEGLYDIHIKLQSVPFLHWEAPATSHWLTAREVMSSPVTCLNRIEKVGTIVDTLSNTSTNHNGFPVVVQVTGSDEPAKLCGLILRSQLIVLLKHKVFVELARSRLTQRKLQLKDFRDAYPRFPPIQSIHVSQDERECMMDLTEFMNATPYTVPQETSLPRVFKLFRALGLRHLVVVDDENRVVGLVTRKDLARYHLGKHGLEELQLAQT; encoded by the exons ATGGCTAACATCACGAAGAAAGTGTCGTGGTCAAGCCGAGCCGACGAGTCCGGGGCGACCGGGGAGGGGACACCGCTGCTCAACGGCTCCGAGCAGCCCCGACACTCCAGACAG GACTCTCTTAGGGGGCGGCCTAAAGAGATCCCCCACAATGAGAAGCTGCTGTCACTTAAATTTGAG AGTCTGGACTATGATAACATTGAGAACCAGCTGTTTcttgaggaggagaggagaatgaGTTATATG GGTTTCCGGTGTCTGGAGATCAGCCGCTGGGTGGTCTGTGGTCTGATTGGCTTTCTGACTGGCCTCATTGCCTGTTTCATCGACATTGCGGTGGAGGAACTGGCTGGGTTTAAATACCAAGTGGTCAAAGAGA ACATAGAGAAGTTTACAGAGGTGGGTGGCCTGTCGATCTCTCTCATCCTCTGGGCGGTCCTCAACTCTGCCATTGTCATGATTGGGGCcatcattgttgcattttttgaG CCCATAGCCGCAGGTAGTGGTATTCCTCAGATAAAATGTTACCTGAATGGAGTCAAGATTCCCCGGGTAGTACGACTCAAG ACACTGGTGGTGAAAGTGTGTGGTGTAATATGCTCAGTGGTGGGAGGTCTTGCTGTCGGAAAG GAAGGTCCCATGATTCACTCTGGTGCTGTTGTAGCTGCAGGAGTGTCCCAGGGCAGGAGCACCTCCTTAAAGAGAGACTTCAAG ATCTTTGAATACTTCCGGAGGGACACAGAAAAAAGGGACTTtgtgtctgcaggagctgctgccGGAGTCTCAGCTGCCTTCGGAGCACCAGTCG GTGGTGTTCTGTTCTCTCTCGAGGAGGGAGCTTCTTTCTGGAACCAGATGCTGACATGGAGGATA tTCTTTGCCTCCATGATCTCTACATTCACCCTGAACTTCTTCCTCAGTATCTATCACAACAAAACAGGAGACCTTTCCAGCCCTGGTCTCATCAACTTTGGACGCTTTGAGAGTGAT AGTGTGGCTTATAACCTCTATGAGATTCCCTTGTTCATCGCTATGGGAGCTATAG gtgGATTACTGGGAGCTTTGTTCAACGTTCTCAACTACTGGCTGACCATCTTCAGGATCAG GTATGTTCATCGCCCTTGTCTGCAAGTGATGGAGGCCATGTTGGTAGCTGCAGTGACAGCAACAGTGTCATTCACCATGATATACTTCTCTAATGACTGTCAGCCTCTGGGGCCGGAGCACACTGAGGAGTACCCACTGCAG ttgttCTGTGCAGATGGGGAGTATAACTCCATGGCAACGGCCTTCTTCAACACTCCTGAGAGAAGTGTTCGTAGTCTCTTCCATAACCAGCCTG ATACCTACAATCCCTTAACGCTGGGTTTGTTCACCCTGACTTATTTCTTCCTTGCGTGTTGGACCTACGGCCTGGCGGTGTCTGCCGGAGTCTTCATCCCATCACTGCTAATAGGAGCAGCTTGGGGAAGACTGTTTGGACGACTGCTGGCCGCCATCACCTCCAGTGGCTCG atctGGGCTGACCCAGGGAAGTATGCCTTGATTGGAGCTGCAGCTCAGTTGG GTGGCATTGTGAGGATGACTCTCAGTTTGACCGTCATCATGGTGGAGGCTACTGGAAATGTCACATACGGCCTTCCCATCATGCTCGTTCTCATGACAGCCAAGATAGTCGGAGACTACTTTGTAGAG GGTCTGTATGACATCCACATCAAGCTGCAGAGTGTCCCCTTCCTGCACTGGGAGGCTCCTGCTACCTCCCACTGGCTGACCGCCAG GGAGGTGATGAGTTCTCCGGTCACCTGTCTGAACAGGATCGAAAAAGTAGGAACCATCGTGGACACCCTCAGCAACACATCCACCAATCACAACGGCTTCCCAGTTGTCGTGCAGGTCACTGGTAGTGATGAG CCAGCAAAGCTCTGCGGCCTCATCCTCCGCTCTCAGCTGATTGTTCTCCTCAAGCACAAG GTGTTTGTGGAGTTGGCTCGGTCCCGGTTGACCCAGAGGAAACTCCAGCTGAAGGACTTCAGAGACGCCTATCCCCGCTTCCCTCCGATCCAGAGCATCCACGTCTCCCAGGACGAGAGGGAGTGTATGATGGACCTCACTGAGTTCATGAACGCAACACCTTACACTGTACCACAG GAAACGTCTCTGCCTCGTGTGTTTAAGCTGTTCAGAGCGCTGGGACTCAGACACCTGGTGGTGGTTGATGATGAGAACAGG GTGGTTGGACTGGTGACCAGGAAAGACTTGGCCAGATATCACCTTGGCAAACATGGACTGGAGGAACTTCAGCTGGCTCAGACatag
- the clcn7 gene encoding H(+)/Cl(-) exchange transporter 7 isoform X1 encodes MANITKKVSWSSRADESGATGEGTPLLNGSEQPRHSRQLSEGRSIFQIGRLSTVDLEEEITSEEDSLRGRPKEIPHNEKLLSLKFESLDYDNIENQLFLEEERRMSYMGFRCLEISRWVVCGLIGFLTGLIACFIDIAVEELAGFKYQVVKENIEKFTEVGGLSISLILWAVLNSAIVMIGAIIVAFFEPIAAGSGIPQIKCYLNGVKIPRVVRLKTLVVKVCGVICSVVGGLAVGKEGPMIHSGAVVAAGVSQGRSTSLKRDFKIFEYFRRDTEKRDFVSAGAAAGVSAAFGAPVGGVLFSLEEGASFWNQMLTWRIFFASMISTFTLNFFLSIYHNKTGDLSSPGLINFGRFESDSVAYNLYEIPLFIAMGAIGGLLGALFNVLNYWLTIFRIRYVHRPCLQVMEAMLVAAVTATVSFTMIYFSNDCQPLGPEHTEEYPLQLFCADGEYNSMATAFFNTPERSVRSLFHNQPDTYNPLTLGLFTLTYFFLACWTYGLAVSAGVFIPSLLIGAAWGRLFGRLLAAITSSGSIWADPGKYALIGAAAQLGGIVRMTLSLTVIMVEATGNVTYGLPIMLVLMTAKIVGDYFVEGLYDIHIKLQSVPFLHWEAPATSHWLTAREVMSSPVTCLNRIEKVGTIVDTLSNTSTNHNGFPVVVQVTGSDEPAKLCGLILRSQLIVLLKHKVFVELARSRLTQRKLQLKDFRDAYPRFPPIQSIHVSQDERECMMDLTEFMNATPYTVPQETSLPRVFKLFRALGLRHLVVVDDENRVVGLVTRKDLARYHLGKHGLEELQLAQT; translated from the exons ATGGCTAACATCACGAAGAAAGTGTCGTGGTCAAGCCGAGCCGACGAGTCCGGGGCGACCGGGGAGGGGACACCGCTGCTCAACGGCTCCGAGCAGCCCCGACACTCCAGACAG CTGTCTGAAGGACGCAGTATATTTCAGATAGGCAGACTCAGCACGGTGGATTTGGAGGAGGAGATTACGTCAGAAGAG GACTCTCTTAGGGGGCGGCCTAAAGAGATCCCCCACAATGAGAAGCTGCTGTCACTTAAATTTGAG AGTCTGGACTATGATAACATTGAGAACCAGCTGTTTcttgaggaggagaggagaatgaGTTATATG GGTTTCCGGTGTCTGGAGATCAGCCGCTGGGTGGTCTGTGGTCTGATTGGCTTTCTGACTGGCCTCATTGCCTGTTTCATCGACATTGCGGTGGAGGAACTGGCTGGGTTTAAATACCAAGTGGTCAAAGAGA ACATAGAGAAGTTTACAGAGGTGGGTGGCCTGTCGATCTCTCTCATCCTCTGGGCGGTCCTCAACTCTGCCATTGTCATGATTGGGGCcatcattgttgcattttttgaG CCCATAGCCGCAGGTAGTGGTATTCCTCAGATAAAATGTTACCTGAATGGAGTCAAGATTCCCCGGGTAGTACGACTCAAG ACACTGGTGGTGAAAGTGTGTGGTGTAATATGCTCAGTGGTGGGAGGTCTTGCTGTCGGAAAG GAAGGTCCCATGATTCACTCTGGTGCTGTTGTAGCTGCAGGAGTGTCCCAGGGCAGGAGCACCTCCTTAAAGAGAGACTTCAAG ATCTTTGAATACTTCCGGAGGGACACAGAAAAAAGGGACTTtgtgtctgcaggagctgctgccGGAGTCTCAGCTGCCTTCGGAGCACCAGTCG GTGGTGTTCTGTTCTCTCTCGAGGAGGGAGCTTCTTTCTGGAACCAGATGCTGACATGGAGGATA tTCTTTGCCTCCATGATCTCTACATTCACCCTGAACTTCTTCCTCAGTATCTATCACAACAAAACAGGAGACCTTTCCAGCCCTGGTCTCATCAACTTTGGACGCTTTGAGAGTGAT AGTGTGGCTTATAACCTCTATGAGATTCCCTTGTTCATCGCTATGGGAGCTATAG gtgGATTACTGGGAGCTTTGTTCAACGTTCTCAACTACTGGCTGACCATCTTCAGGATCAG GTATGTTCATCGCCCTTGTCTGCAAGTGATGGAGGCCATGTTGGTAGCTGCAGTGACAGCAACAGTGTCATTCACCATGATATACTTCTCTAATGACTGTCAGCCTCTGGGGCCGGAGCACACTGAGGAGTACCCACTGCAG ttgttCTGTGCAGATGGGGAGTATAACTCCATGGCAACGGCCTTCTTCAACACTCCTGAGAGAAGTGTTCGTAGTCTCTTCCATAACCAGCCTG ATACCTACAATCCCTTAACGCTGGGTTTGTTCACCCTGACTTATTTCTTCCTTGCGTGTTGGACCTACGGCCTGGCGGTGTCTGCCGGAGTCTTCATCCCATCACTGCTAATAGGAGCAGCTTGGGGAAGACTGTTTGGACGACTGCTGGCCGCCATCACCTCCAGTGGCTCG atctGGGCTGACCCAGGGAAGTATGCCTTGATTGGAGCTGCAGCTCAGTTGG GTGGCATTGTGAGGATGACTCTCAGTTTGACCGTCATCATGGTGGAGGCTACTGGAAATGTCACATACGGCCTTCCCATCATGCTCGTTCTCATGACAGCCAAGATAGTCGGAGACTACTTTGTAGAG GGTCTGTATGACATCCACATCAAGCTGCAGAGTGTCCCCTTCCTGCACTGGGAGGCTCCTGCTACCTCCCACTGGCTGACCGCCAG GGAGGTGATGAGTTCTCCGGTCACCTGTCTGAACAGGATCGAAAAAGTAGGAACCATCGTGGACACCCTCAGCAACACATCCACCAATCACAACGGCTTCCCAGTTGTCGTGCAGGTCACTGGTAGTGATGAG CCAGCAAAGCTCTGCGGCCTCATCCTCCGCTCTCAGCTGATTGTTCTCCTCAAGCACAAG GTGTTTGTGGAGTTGGCTCGGTCCCGGTTGACCCAGAGGAAACTCCAGCTGAAGGACTTCAGAGACGCCTATCCCCGCTTCCCTCCGATCCAGAGCATCCACGTCTCCCAGGACGAGAGGGAGTGTATGATGGACCTCACTGAGTTCATGAACGCAACACCTTACACTGTACCACAG GAAACGTCTCTGCCTCGTGTGTTTAAGCTGTTCAGAGCGCTGGGACTCAGACACCTGGTGGTGGTTGATGATGAGAACAGG GTGGTTGGACTGGTGACCAGGAAAGACTTGGCCAGATATCACCTTGGCAAACATGGACTGGAGGAACTTCAGCTGGCTCAGACatag